The Natrinema saccharevitans genome includes the window ACGAGCGGGTGCTATCCGACGTCTCGTTCGAGGTACGAGACGGGGAGTTCGTCGCCCTCGTCGGACCTTCGGGCGCGGGGAAGTCGACGATCGTCTCGCTGCTCGCTCGGTTCTACGAACCCGACGACGGGCGAATTACGGTCGACGGGACGGCGCTTGAGGACGTTCCGATCGACGAATGGCGCGACTCGATCGCTGTCGTCAGACAGGACCCACACATCTTCAACGAGACGCTTCGATTCAACCTTACCATCGGGAACCGCGAGGCGACGGAGGCCGAACTCGATCGCGTCTGCGAGATGGCCCAAGTGACGCCTTTCCTCGAAGAGCTCCCAAACGGATACGAGACGGTCCTCGGGGATGACGGGGTTCGCCTCTCTGGGGGACAGCGACAGCGCGTCGCTCTCGCTCGAGCCCTGCTGGTCGATGCCGACGTGTTGATTCTCGACGAGGCGACGAGCGATCTCGATTCGGAGCTGGAACGTCGGATCCATCGGGCGATCGAATCCGTCGAGGACGAGTACACGATCATCGCCATCGCCCACCGTCTTTCGACCGTGACTAACGCCGATCGGATCCATACGCTCGAGGACGGCGCGATCGTCGAGACCGGCGACCACGATTCGCTGCTGCAACACGACGGAATGTACGCACAGCTGTACGCGATCCAGTCGGACTAACGGGTGTCACCGGCCGTCTCGTCGGTTCCGGCAATCGAACACAGCTGGGAAACCCTTATGCGCGGCGCGTGGCAACTAGAGATGACCGCATGACTGTCACGCTGAAGGATTTCTACGCGGACTGGTGTGGCCCCTGCAAGACCCAGGACCCGATCCTCGAGGAGCTCGAGGACGACTGGGAGGGCCGATTCGAAGTCGAGAAGGTGAACGTCGACGAACAACAGGACGTCGCCAACGAATACCAGGTTCGCTCGCTTCCGACCCTGGTCATCGAGAACGACGACGGTATCGTCGAGCGCTT containing:
- a CDS encoding thioredoxin family protein encodes the protein MTVTLKDFYADWCGPCKTQDPILEELEDDWEGRFEVEKVNVDEQQDVANEYQVRSLPTLVIENDDGIVERFVGVTQRDDIEDALESAGA